In the Streptomyces sp. BHT-5-2 genome, one interval contains:
- a CDS encoding ABC transporter ATP-binding protein, which translates to MAARDLTLSYEERTVVEGLDLDVPDGAVTVVVGPNACGKSTLLRALGRLLRPRRGVVLLDGTDLARIPTRKIARSLGLLPQTPVAPEAITVADLVARGRQPHQRWWQQWSAEDERAVAEAMARTDVTALADRPVDELSGGQRQRVWIAMALAQETDLLLLDEPTTYLDIAHQVEVLDLVRQLNHERGRTVVAVLHDLNQAARYADHLVAMKAGRIVAQGRPGEVVTADLVREVFGLNAVVVPDPVTGSPLVVPGRPWEREPRH; encoded by the coding sequence CTGGCGGCCCGCGATCTGACCCTCTCCTACGAGGAGCGCACGGTCGTCGAGGGCCTGGACCTGGACGTGCCCGACGGCGCCGTCACCGTCGTCGTCGGCCCCAACGCGTGCGGCAAGTCGACGCTGCTGCGCGCCCTGGGACGGCTGCTGCGGCCGCGGCGGGGCGTCGTCCTGCTGGACGGGACGGACCTGGCCCGGATCCCCACCCGGAAGATCGCCCGGTCGCTCGGTCTGCTGCCGCAGACGCCGGTCGCACCGGAGGCGATCACCGTCGCCGACCTGGTGGCCCGCGGCCGCCAGCCGCACCAGCGCTGGTGGCAGCAGTGGTCGGCGGAGGACGAGCGGGCGGTCGCCGAGGCGATGGCGCGCACGGACGTGACGGCACTGGCGGACCGCCCGGTCGACGAGCTCTCCGGCGGCCAGCGCCAGCGGGTCTGGATCGCCATGGCACTGGCCCAGGAGACCGACCTGCTGCTCCTGGACGAGCCGACCACCTATCTGGACATCGCCCACCAGGTGGAGGTGCTGGACCTGGTGCGGCAGCTCAACCACGAGCGCGGCCGGACCGTCGTCGCCGTCCTGCACGACCTCAACCAGGCCGCCCGCTACGCCGACCACCTGGTGGCCATGAAGGCCGGCCGGATCGTCGCCCAGGGCCGGCCGGGGGAGGTCGTCACCGCCGACCTGGTCCGGGAGGTCTTCGGGCTGAACGCGGTGGTCGTACCGGACCCGGTGACCGGCTCGCCCCTGGTGGTGCCGGGCCGTCCCTGGGAAAGGGAACCTCGGCACTGA
- a CDS encoding HAD family hydrolase, which yields MAAHPLTVGFDLDMTLIDSRPGIKAAYEALAARTGTYVDADAAVTRLGPPLEEEIRRWFPAERVAEVSALYRELYPAHAVAGTPAMPGAREAIEAVHAAGGRAVVVTAKFEPNAKLHLTHLGIAADAVVGSLWAEAKAVALREHGARVYVGDHTGDVRGARTAAALSVAVATGPCDADELRAAGAQVVLDDLTAFPAWLDRYAANPDRYTPGGPDGDAASA from the coding sequence ATGGCTGCGCACCCCCTGACCGTCGGGTTCGACCTCGACATGACGCTGATCGACTCCCGTCCCGGCATCAAGGCCGCCTACGAGGCGCTCGCCGCCCGCACCGGGACGTACGTCGACGCCGACGCCGCGGTGACGCGGCTCGGGCCGCCGCTGGAGGAGGAGATCCGCCGGTGGTTCCCCGCGGAGCGGGTGGCGGAGGTCAGCGCCCTCTACCGGGAGCTGTACCCCGCGCACGCCGTCGCCGGCACCCCGGCGATGCCGGGCGCCCGGGAGGCGATCGAGGCGGTGCACGCGGCCGGCGGCCGGGCGGTCGTCGTCACCGCCAAGTTCGAGCCCAACGCCAAGCTGCACCTGACCCACCTGGGCATCGCCGCGGACGCGGTGGTCGGCTCGCTGTGGGCGGAGGCCAAGGCCGTGGCGCTGCGCGAGCACGGCGCACGGGTCTACGTCGGCGACCACACCGGCGACGTGCGCGGCGCCCGGACGGCGGCGGCGCTGTCCGTCGCGGTCGCCACCGGCCCGTGCGACGCCGACGAACTGCGGGCCGCCGGCGCCCAGGTGGTGCTCGACGACCTGACGGCCTTCCCGGCGTGGCTGGATCGTTACGCAGCGAATCCGGATCGTTACACGCCGGGCGGCCCGGACGGGGACGCCGCCTCCGCCTGA
- a CDS encoding cold-shock protein has translation MPTGKVKWFNSEKGFGFLSRDDGGDVFVHSSVLPDDVDALKPGQRVEFGVVAGQRGDQALSVILLDPAPSVAAAQRRKPDELASIVQDLTTLLENVTQQLERGRYPDKAHGAKIAGMLRAVADQLDV, from the coding sequence GTGCCTACCGGCAAGGTCAAGTGGTTCAACAGCGAGAAGGGCTTCGGCTTTCTCTCCCGCGACGACGGCGGTGACGTCTTCGTACATTCGTCGGTACTGCCCGACGACGTGGACGCGCTCAAGCCCGGCCAGCGCGTCGAGTTCGGTGTCGTCGCAGGCCAGCGCGGTGACCAGGCACTGAGCGTCATCCTCCTCGATCCGGCCCCCTCGGTTGCCGCGGCCCAGCGCCGCAAGCCCGACGAACTCGCCTCGATCGTCCAGGACCTCACCACCCTGCTGGAGAACGTCACCCAGCAGCTGGAGCGCGGACGCTACCCCGACAAGGCGCACGGCGCCAAGATCGCCGGCATGCTGCGGGCGGTCGCCGACCAGCTCGACGTCTGA
- a CDS encoding 1,4-dihydroxy-6-naphthoate synthase encodes MTRPLSIAYSPCPNDTFVFDALVHGRVPDAPELAVTLADIDVTNGLAERGELDVLKVSYAVLPWVLEEYTLLPCGGALGRGCGPLVLTRGPGAAADLAGKTVAVPSERSTAYLLFRLWVADQVPGGVGEVVVLPFHEIMPAVRDGKVDAGLVIHEARFTYQDYGLHSLADMGEHWELTTGLPIPLGAIIAKRSLGEPVLRRLAESIRTSVRMAWDDPEASRPYVLEHAQELDPKVTDQHIGLYVTEFTADLGEDGYAAVRGLLTRAAAEGLVPPLGRDALAFL; translated from the coding sequence GTGACCCGGCCGCTGTCCATCGCCTACTCCCCGTGCCCGAACGACACCTTCGTCTTCGACGCCCTGGTGCACGGCCGGGTCCCGGACGCGCCGGAGCTGGCGGTCACCCTCGCCGACATCGACGTCACCAACGGCCTGGCCGAACGCGGCGAGCTGGACGTGCTGAAGGTGTCGTACGCGGTGCTGCCGTGGGTGCTGGAGGAGTACACGCTGCTGCCCTGCGGCGGGGCGCTCGGGCGCGGCTGCGGCCCGCTGGTGCTGACCCGCGGACCGGGTGCGGCGGCGGACCTGGCGGGGAAGACGGTCGCGGTGCCCAGCGAGCGGTCCACCGCGTACCTGCTGTTCCGGCTGTGGGTGGCGGACCAGGTGCCGGGCGGCGTCGGCGAGGTCGTGGTGCTGCCGTTCCACGAGATCATGCCGGCGGTGCGGGACGGCAAGGTCGACGCGGGCCTGGTCATCCACGAGGCCCGCTTCACGTACCAGGACTACGGGCTGCACTCCCTGGCGGACATGGGCGAGCACTGGGAGCTGACCACCGGGCTGCCGATCCCGCTGGGGGCGATCATCGCCAAGCGGTCGCTGGGCGAGCCGGTGCTGCGCCGCCTGGCGGAGTCGATCCGCACCTCGGTCCGGATGGCCTGGGACGACCCGGAGGCGTCCCGGCCGTACGTCCTGGAGCATGCCCAGGAGTTGGACCCGAAGGTGACCGACCAGCACATCGGGCTGTACGTCACGGAGTTCACCGCCGACCTCGGCGAGGACGGCTACGCCGCGGTGCGCGGGCTGCTCACCCGCGCCGCGGCCGAGGGGCTGGTGCCGCCCCTCGGCCGCGATGCGCTGGCGTTCCTCTGA
- a CDS encoding futalosine hydrolase produces the protein MRTLVVTAVAAERDAVCAAAGGHTARPLPGGYTLPGGYALHRAPDGSPAPDVLAAGVGPAAAAAGTATALTAADLTGAPYDLVVSAGIGGGFSPSAPLGSVVVADAIVAADLGAETPDGFVPVTELGFGTTAHLPDPALVAALVRATGGAAGPVVTVSTVTGSAARAAELARRHPGVLAEAMEGFGVAEAAAAHRLPVLEIRTISNAVGPRDRAAWRIGPALAALTDAFRMFPGALADLPVATTLPGAPTTPPDIPRRTP, from the coding sequence ATGCGGACGCTGGTCGTCACCGCGGTGGCCGCCGAGCGCGACGCGGTGTGCGCGGCCGCCGGCGGCCACACCGCCCGGCCGCTGCCCGGCGGCTACACGCTGCCCGGCGGCTACGCGCTGCACCGCGCGCCCGACGGGTCGCCGGCCCCGGACGTGCTGGCCGCCGGCGTCGGCCCGGCCGCCGCGGCCGCCGGCACCGCCACCGCGCTCACCGCCGCCGACCTGACCGGCGCCCCCTACGACCTGGTGGTCTCGGCCGGCATCGGCGGCGGGTTTTCCCCTTCCGCGCCGCTGGGTTCGGTGGTCGTCGCGGACGCGATCGTCGCCGCCGACCTGGGGGCGGAGACCCCCGACGGCTTCGTCCCGGTCACCGAACTCGGCTTCGGGACCACGGCGCACCTTCCCGACCCGGCGCTGGTCGCGGCCCTCGTACGGGCCACCGGCGGGGCGGCCGGGCCGGTCGTCACGGTCTCCACGGTGACCGGCAGCGCGGCCCGCGCCGCCGAGCTGGCGCGCCGTCACCCCGGCGTGCTGGCCGAGGCGATGGAGGGTTTCGGCGTCGCCGAGGCGGCCGCCGCGCACCGCCTGCCCGTCCTGGAGATCCGCACGATCTCCAACGCGGTGGGCCCCCGGGACCGCGCCGCCTGGCGGATCGGCCCCGCCCTCGCCGCGCTGACCGACGCCTTCCGCATGTTCCCCGGAGCCCTGGCGGACCTCCCCGTGGCGACGACGCTCCCCGGGGCTCCGACCACACCGCCCGACATTCCCCGGAGGACCCCGTGA
- a CDS encoding MFS transporter has product MGGVSKSKARRAGRAAGRALHRPLAGAARGLRRATHAQGAGESGLAQLIELHAVNSAGDMMITVALASTVFFSVPTHEARGRVALYLAVTMAPFALLAPVVGPLLDRLPHGRRAAMAGSMLARAVLALTMSEAVAGGGLELYPAALGVLVSSKAYGVVRSAVVPRLLPPRISLVKANSRVTLAGLLATGVAAPLGAGLHLIGPAWPLYGACGVFGAGTFLSFSLPHAVDSGKGEARARLASRDGTVHGAAPGRRPGLRTVGPSVLHGLQANAALRSLSGFLTLFLAFLLREHPLGGLGPAVSLGLVAVAAGAGNALGTATGAWLKARGPEQIVAAVLGLALGATVLAALFYEVLAVVVVTAAAATAGLCQALGKLSLDAMIQRDVPEAVRTSAFARSETVLQLAWVVGGALGIALPLIGTLGMAVAAGLVAVGVAVTVRGLLGAARRGGRPAPRVV; this is encoded by the coding sequence GTGGGTGGCGTCAGCAAGTCGAAGGCTCGCCGGGCGGGCCGGGCGGCCGGGCGCGCGTTGCACCGGCCGCTGGCCGGCGCGGCCCGGGGGCTGCGGCGCGCCACCCATGCGCAGGGCGCGGGCGAATCGGGACTGGCGCAGCTGATCGAGCTGCACGCGGTGAACTCCGCGGGCGACATGATGATCACGGTCGCGCTGGCCTCGACGGTGTTCTTCTCGGTGCCCACGCACGAGGCACGGGGCCGGGTGGCGCTGTATCTGGCGGTCACCATGGCGCCGTTCGCGTTGCTGGCGCCGGTGGTGGGGCCGCTGCTGGACCGGTTGCCGCACGGCCGCCGGGCGGCGATGGCCGGCTCGATGCTGGCCCGCGCCGTGCTGGCGCTGACGATGTCCGAGGCGGTGGCCGGCGGCGGACTGGAGCTGTATCCGGCCGCGCTCGGCGTGCTGGTGTCCTCGAAGGCGTACGGGGTGGTGCGCAGCGCCGTGGTGCCGCGGCTGCTGCCACCGCGCATCTCGCTGGTGAAGGCCAACTCCCGGGTGACGCTGGCCGGGCTGCTGGCCACCGGGGTGGCGGCACCGTTGGGCGCCGGGCTGCATCTGATCGGGCCGGCCTGGCCGCTGTACGGGGCCTGCGGGGTGTTCGGGGCCGGAACATTCCTGTCGTTCTCGCTGCCGCACGCGGTGGATTCGGGCAAGGGCGAGGCCCGGGCGCGGCTGGCGTCCCGGGACGGCACGGTGCACGGCGCGGCGCCGGGGCGGCGGCCGGGACTGCGGACGGTGGGCCCGTCCGTGCTGCACGGCCTCCAGGCCAACGCCGCGCTGCGCTCGCTCTCCGGTTTCCTCACCCTCTTCCTGGCGTTCCTGCTGCGCGAGCACCCGTTGGGCGGGCTGGGGCCGGCGGTGTCGCTGGGGCTGGTCGCGGTGGCGGCCGGGGCCGGGAACGCGCTGGGCACGGCGACCGGCGCCTGGCTGAAGGCGCGCGGCCCGGAGCAGATCGTCGCGGCGGTGCTGGGGCTGGCGCTGGGCGCCACGGTGCTGGCGGCGCTGTTCTACGAGGTGCTGGCGGTCGTGGTGGTGACCGCGGCGGCGGCCACCGCCGGACTGTGCCAGGCGCTGGGGAAGCTGTCGCTGGACGCGATGATCCAGCGGGACGTGCCGGAGGCGGTGCGGACCTCGGCGTTCGCCCGCTCCGAGACGGTGCTCCAGCTGGCCTGGGTGGTGGGCGGGGCGCTCGGGATCGCACTGCCGCTGATCGGCACGCTGGGCATGGCGGTGGCCGCCGGCCTGGTGGCGGTGGGTGTCGCGGTGACCGTGCGGGGGCTGCTCGGCGCGGCCCGGCGGGGCGGCCGGCCGGCGCCGCGGGTGGTGTGA
- a CDS encoding DUF3027 domain-containing protein codes for MRSRTPDRLCAEAIDLARAAAEEVATPGMVGEHIDAVAEADRVVTHLFDCREPGYRGWRWAVTVARASRAKVVTLDESVLLPGPDALMAPEWVPWSERLRPGDMGPGDLLPTEADDLRLEPGFSGEDTPLPNSPVAEGMAADVADTEEAVVVPGSPAAQPAPARGGLAAVAEELGMARARVLSRYGLHAAADRWEDAFGPKTPMAQAAPATCVSCGFLTPIAGSLRQAFGVCANEFSPADGRVVSLSYGCGAHSEAAVMPKPPRPPEPVLDETVVEAVSIRPAADGGSVEDGGPAEELGHS; via the coding sequence ATGCGAAGCCGTACCCCCGACCGCCTGTGCGCCGAGGCCATCGACCTCGCCCGCGCGGCGGCCGAAGAGGTCGCCACGCCCGGCATGGTCGGCGAGCACATCGATGCCGTCGCCGAGGCGGACCGCGTCGTCACCCACCTCTTCGACTGCAGGGAACCGGGCTACCGCGGCTGGCGCTGGGCCGTCACCGTCGCCCGCGCCTCCCGCGCCAAGGTCGTCACCCTCGACGAGTCGGTCCTGCTGCCCGGCCCCGACGCCCTGATGGCCCCCGAGTGGGTGCCCTGGAGCGAGCGGTTGCGCCCCGGCGACATGGGCCCCGGCGACCTGCTGCCCACCGAGGCCGACGACCTGCGGCTGGAGCCCGGCTTCAGCGGTGAGGACACCCCGCTGCCGAACTCCCCGGTGGCCGAGGGCATGGCCGCCGACGTCGCCGACACCGAGGAGGCGGTCGTCGTCCCCGGCTCGCCCGCGGCCCAGCCGGCGCCCGCCCGCGGCGGCCTCGCCGCGGTCGCCGAGGAGCTGGGCATGGCCCGCGCCCGGGTCCTGTCCCGCTACGGCCTGCACGCCGCCGCCGACCGCTGGGAAGACGCCTTCGGCCCCAAGACCCCGATGGCCCAGGCGGCCCCCGCCACTTGTGTGAGCTGCGGCTTCCTCACGCCGATCGCCGGTTCCCTGCGGCAGGCGTTCGGTGTCTGCGCCAACGAGTTCTCGCCGGCCGACGGCCGCGTCGTCTCGCTCTCCTACGGCTGTGGGGCCCACTCGGAGGCCGCCGTCATGCCGAAGCCTCCTCGGCCGCCCGAGCCGGTACTCGACGAGACCGTGGTCGAGGCGGTCTCGATCCGTCCCGCGGCGGACGGGGGCTCCGTCGAGGACGGCGGCCCTGCCGAGGAGCTGGGTCACAGCTAG